The window AACTTCCGCCGCCAGGTCGAGGGCTCGGGAACCGTCGTCGAGACCGGTGAACGGCAGACCGGCGGTCGGCACCGCCCGCCCAAGCTCTACCGGGCCGTGGTCCCCGACGGGTCCGCCGGCCCGTTGCGGACCGCCGGTCCCCTGGCCTGAACCAGCCCCACTCGAACCACCCGAACCGCCCGGAACCCCCACGACACCCGCGCGAGCACGCGCGGGAACTCCCGAGAGAAGGCAGCACGATGGCGTCCGTCCCCACGCAGATCGCCCTGCTCACCCGCGCCCCGGGTGGGGCGGACAGCACCTGCGACCCCGACCTGCCCACCGCGCCGTGGCAGTTCGACGCGGTCCCCGGGCAGCCCCTGCCCCTGCCGACGTACGGCGCCGGCGCGTCGCGGCAGGACCCGGCCCCGGCCGACTCCCCCGTGCAGCAGCAGATCCCCGCGCAGTACCGCCTGCTCCCCGCCGAGGAACTGGACCGGCGCATCCGTGCCGCCAAGGAGGCGCTCGGTTCCCGGGTGACGATCCTCGGGCACGCCTACCAGCGCGACGAGATCGTCCAGTACGCCGACTTCGTGGGCGACTCCTTCCAGCTCGCGCAGCAGTCGCTGAAGCACCCCGAGGCCGAGTTCGTCGTGTTCTGCGGCGTGCACTTCATGGCCGAGACGGCCGACCTGCTGACGACCGACGACCAGCCGGTCATCCTGCCGAACCTCGCGGCCGGGTGCTCGATGGCCGACATGGCCGACATCGACGCCGTCCAGGCCTGCTGGGACCAGCTCGCCGCGGTCTACGGCACCGAACCCGACGCCGACGGCCGGGTTCCCGTCGTCCCCGTCACGTACATGAACTCCGCCGCCTCGCTCAAGGGTTTCTGCGGTGCGCACGGCGGGATCGTCTGCACCAGTTCCAACGCCCGTGAGGTGCTGGAGTGGGCGTTCGAGCGCGGGCAGCGCGTCCTGTTCTTCCCCGACC is drawn from Kineococcus endophyticus and contains these coding sequences:
- the nadA gene encoding quinolinate synthase NadA, which translates into the protein MASVPTQIALLTRAPGGADSTCDPDLPTAPWQFDAVPGQPLPLPTYGAGASRQDPAPADSPVQQQIPAQYRLLPAEELDRRIRAAKEALGSRVTILGHAYQRDEIVQYADFVGDSFQLAQQSLKHPEAEFVVFCGVHFMAETADLLTTDDQPVILPNLAAGCSMADMADIDAVQACWDQLAAVYGTEPDADGRVPVVPVTYMNSAASLKGFCGAHGGIVCTSSNAREVLEWAFERGQRVLFFPDQHLGRNTAKAMGVAVEDMPLWDPRKPRGGNSEQDLLDARVVLWRGWCSVHQRFTVDQIAQARAKNPDVRVIVHPECPMEVVDAADEAGSTRYIQLAVDAAPAGTAFAIGTEVNMVRRLADTRPDLTIECLDPVVCPCSTMYRIHPAYLAWVLESLVEGRVVNQVSVDAEVAANARTAVERMLAVGA